CACCATTGGTCTTTCCATGGCAGCGCACTGCCGTGAGCTGATCGGTGTGGAGATCGTACCGGAAGCCATTGAAAGTGCCAAGGCTAACGCTGCCCGCATGGGTGCAGATGTGGCCGCAAAGAGCCGATTTTTCTGCGCAGATGCCGGTCAGGCCGCCACCCGCCTTGCCGCTGAGGGCCTTCACCCGGACATCGTAATGCTGGACCCTCCCCGCAAGGGCTGCGACGAAGCCACACTTTCCGCTGTCGTGCGCATGTCTCCCCGCCGGGTGGTCTACGTCAGCTGCAACCCCGCCACCGCCGCAAGAGATGCTGCATGGCTGGAACAAAATGGATATCACGCAGAGAAGGTGCAGCCGGTGGATCTGTTTCCAAGAACACGGCATTGCGAGTGTGTGCTGAGCCTTTCCAAGGTGTGAGGTTTGAAAAAATGGCTATTCCAAAATATAATGAACTTTACTCGCTGTTCCTCTTTGCAATTCAGGACGGTGCCCCGCATTCTTCAAAAGATGTAAAGAAAATCATCTCTCAAAAGCTCCAGTTAACCGCCTTGCTCTTGAATTGGTAAACATACATAAAAAGCGCCCGTCCCGGTTTTTCCGGGACAGGCGCTTTGCATTTTAACCTTGTAATTTATCAGGACAGAATCATGCGGTCATTTGCAAACTCGCCGCCGCTGGCGATCTGGAACTTTGCCAGCAGGTCAGAGACGTGCAGGTTCTTCTTTTCCTCACCGGAAACATCATAGATGATATGGCCTTCGTACATCATGATCAGGCGGTTGCCATACTTAATGGCATCCTTCATGTTGTGGGTGATCATCATGGTGGTGAGATGGTTTTCCTCCACGATTTTGGCCGAGAGGGTCAGCACCTTGAGCGCGGTCTTGGGGTCCAGCGCAGCGGTGTGCTCGTCCAGCAGCAGGAGCTTGGGCTTGTTCATGGTAGCCATCAGCAGGGTCAGTGCCTGACGCTGGCCGCCGGAAAGCAGGCCCACACGGGCCGTCAGACGGTCTTCCAAACCCAGATCCAGCGTCTTGAGCAGTTCACGGTACTGCTCGCGCTCTGCCTTGGTAATGCCAATGCGCAGGGTGCGGGGCTTGCCGCGGCGTGCAGCCAGGGCAAGGTTCTCTTCGATCTGCATGGTGGCAGCAGTGCCGGTCATGGGGTCCTGAAACACGCGGCCGATGTAAGCGGCACGCTGATGCTCGCTCAGGCGGGTCACATCCACACCGTCAATAATGATCTTGCCTTCGTCCACCGGCCACAC
Above is a genomic segment from Faecalibacterium taiwanense containing:
- a CDS encoding ABC transporter ATP-binding protein, which produces MLEIQNVSKTFNAGTVNQKTALNGLNLKLNEGDFVTVIGGNGAGKSTMLNAVAGVWPVDEGKIIIDGVDVTRLSEHQRAAYIGRVFQDPMTGTAATMQIEENLALAARRGKPRTLRIGITKAEREQYRELLKTLDLGLEDRLTARVGLLSGGQRQALTLLMATMNKPKLLLLDEHTAALDPKTALKVLTLSAKIVEENHLTTMMITHNMKDAIKYGNRLIMMYEGHIIYDVSGEEKKNLHVSDLLAKFQIASGGEFANDRMILS